A window of Marinitoga litoralis genomic DNA:
TCAGAATATCCTTCCCTATTAAAAGCAATTTTAAAATGTTTAGCAGCTAATTCATAATTCTTTTCTTGGAAATAAGCTTTGGCTATACCATTATGTGCAATATTAATATATCCGTCATATTTTAATACATTTTGCCAGATTTCTTTACTTTCTAAATATTTACCTTGCACATAATAATCTAAAGCTTCATGTACTAATTTTGCATATATTGAAGGATTGTATACGTGTACTAATCCACTGTCTCTGTCTAATACATATAAATTATTATTTTCATCTACACTAATTGCAGTTGCAACAGAAATTAATCCATTTTTTTCAGATGAAATAGCTCTTCCACCAAAGGAAAAAATCAATCTTCCTTCAGAATCATATTCATATATTAATCCAGTTTCGGTTAATGCATATATTCTTCCAGAACTATCAACTGCTATATCTACAAAGTTTTTTTCATCTATCATACCGTTTTTTCTTGAAAGGTATAATATATTATTTCCTACGGTATTATGTTTTTTTATAGCATCTCCACCAGATTTCCTTGTTATAGTATAAACTAACCCTTTCTTATCAATTGTTAAATTATTATATGGCCTTGGAATTCTGCTTAATAACTTTGATTTTTGTTCTTCTGAATAAAATATATCTAATACTTTATCTAAGAAACCCATATATGTTTTATTTGAGCCAAAAAATCCTAAAAATTCCCCATTTTTATCAAGTTGAATAATCCCATCAGATGAACCTTCACTAACAATATATATATTACCTCTTTTATCTACAACTAATTTTTTTGGTTTAAATTTATTGTTTTTTCCAAATAATATACTGTTTGGTCTTCCAATTCTCTTTACTTCTTCACCATAATGATCAAATATAATTACTTCTGAAGTTCCGGGATCAGCCACATATATATATTCATCCGTAACAAATACCCCAGAAGGTGTAAAAAGTGACCATGCACCTATTTCCTCATATTCTTTTGTTTTCATATCATATACTAAAATTCTAGCATTACCGCTATCGGCTATATACATTTTATTATTATAAATATACATGTCTTGAGGATAATATAAGTCTAAA
This region includes:
- a CDS encoding YIP1 family protein — protein: MKRLILLNLIIILTILSFSGNNTFLTYTLSKNNQWKVTQDAYVVSEVLFGDLDLYYPQDMYIYNNKMYIADSGNARILVYDMKTKEYEEIGAWSLFTPSGVFVTDEYIYVADPGTSEVIIFDHYGEEVKRIGRPNSILFGKNNKFKPKKLVVDKRGNIYIVSEGSSDGIIQLDKNGEFLGFFGSNKTYMGFLDKVLDIFYSEEQKSKLLSRIPRPYNNLTIDKKGLVYTITRKSGGDAIKKHNTVGNNILYLSRKNGMIDEKNFVDIAVDSSGRIYALTETGLIYEYDSEGRLIFSFGGRAISSEKNGLISVATAISVDENNNLYVLDRDSGLVHVYNPSIYAKLVHEALDYYVQGKYLESKEIWQNVLKYDGYINIAHNGIAKAYFQEKNYELAAKHFKIAFNREGYSEAFWEIRNAFLQKYIPHILVIVILIYVLMEFKILKFKKLKIRSRLINDILYLKNLLKHPIDCFYYLKKGTHGSILSATIIYFIFALVVVFDYMGRSFIFNLNTSERSVFYVMFVALAPTLLFVFSNYLVSSINDGKGTLKNIYIFTAYSAAPYILLQPFVILLSYGLTFNESFLIEFSSLFIIVWTFIVLFLGIQETHHYSAGGTIKSILLSLVWILVIILIYSIVYMLWDQIFETIYSIVQEVLYHAR